In one Prosthecobacter fusiformis genomic region, the following are encoded:
- a CDS encoding MFS transporter, with amino-acid sequence MSEPDPKTRTFRNELWRSLPAGVLDTLTSTFGMLIAVRVFALGDTAKSIFLSATSSGMMISLFVVPLLLRARSTIARTAAKVQILGGALMGLAAAFPQEPWVFIGGLSTGLFCFTMQIPLLTQIYRLNYPATDRGRLFAITGVTRAAMAVAFGAFGGWLIGLDLENYRWLLWAFAAAGVASGLWTYGLPATQWDIDESAPSGLWSALRWIQVDRDFRTLLISWMLTGIGNLVATCLIVEYLANPKHGINLPGHEVAWITGVVPVISRVLFGYPWGLIYDRIGLFMMRTILNFIFTAGILTFYLGHGMGAWITGMALWGIANAGGNVTWGLWVTKLAPKHAVAEYMSVHTFLTGLRGLLAPYLAFAAIGVMSFQTLSLLCSASIIAASAFITVRARGSDDETRRRLGPQERL; translated from the coding sequence ATGTCCGAGCCCGACCCGAAGACACGTACCTTCCGCAATGAATTGTGGAGATCGCTGCCTGCGGGGGTACTGGACACGCTGACCTCCACCTTTGGGATGCTGATTGCGGTGCGCGTGTTTGCCCTGGGGGATACAGCCAAATCCATCTTCCTGAGCGCGACGAGCAGCGGGATGATGATCAGCCTCTTCGTGGTACCCCTGCTGCTTCGCGCTCGCAGCACCATCGCCCGCACGGCGGCAAAGGTGCAGATCCTGGGCGGAGCCTTGATGGGCCTAGCAGCGGCGTTTCCGCAGGAGCCGTGGGTCTTCATCGGCGGACTCAGCACAGGCCTGTTTTGCTTTACCATGCAGATCCCGCTGCTGACGCAGATTTACAGGCTGAATTATCCGGCGACAGACCGGGGACGTCTCTTTGCCATCACCGGGGTCACACGGGCAGCGATGGCGGTGGCCTTTGGCGCATTCGGCGGCTGGCTCATCGGTCTGGACCTGGAAAACTACCGCTGGTTGCTCTGGGCCTTTGCGGCGGCGGGCGTGGCCTCCGGGCTATGGACCTATGGCCTGCCAGCCACCCAATGGGACATTGATGAAAGCGCACCCTCCGGCCTCTGGTCCGCTTTGCGCTGGATCCAGGTGGACCGGGATTTCCGCACCCTCCTCATCTCCTGGATGTTGACAGGCATCGGCAATTTGGTGGCCACATGCTTGATTGTGGAATACTTGGCGAATCCGAAGCATGGCATCAACCTGCCGGGCCACGAGGTGGCCTGGATCACTGGCGTAGTCCCGGTCATCTCCAGGGTGCTGTTCGGCTATCCCTGGGGGCTCATTTATGACCGCATCGGCCTGTTCATGATGAGGACAATTTTAAACTTTATCTTCACGGCAGGCATCCTCACCTTTTACCTCGGCCATGGCATGGGCGCGTGGATCACTGGCATGGCCTTGTGGGGCATCGCCAATGCCGGCGGCAATGTCACCTGGGGGCTTTGGGTGACCAAGCTGGCCCCCAAACACGCCGTGGCGGAATACATGAGCGTGCACACTTTCCTCACCGGGCTACGCGGGCTGCTGGCCCCCTACTTGGCCTTTGCCGCCATCGGTGTGATGTCGTTTCAGACTCTGAGCCTACTATGCAGCGCCAGCATCATCGCGGCCAGTGCCTTCATCACCGTGCGAGCCCGCGGCAGCGATGATGAAACAAGGCGACGCCTGGGACCGCAGGAGCGGCTTTAA
- a CDS encoding glycosyltransferase, producing the protein MMDRIPPMRIALLHYTLPPVIGGVERVIRDQAAALEALGHEVEVFDRSADALVRFRKVMEAANDPGVRAPSPATQQPRSSLGRLSVSASDPCSIKNDSKARSRTPLQRVKEWINHADTGPYFEPAKEIEKHRHGLPHWQQAGKLVFLTWRLADALPQEKLNELRGAKASWEAAHPKPWTVEESEAFDQIFDAQVEHWLAADMGACVLRQWKVREPLRDTLHHGDGHNYDLLSYVIMPNHVHVLFRLRPGSSLESVIQAWKSISSRRIGKILGQMGGLWQEGYRDTLIRGPEHLQRVLHYIEKNPKEASLLAGNSEFWQCGPVEGSGHTVEDEIQSGRGRPRSRNEADEGVRTPYFQAVIVHNVFTMPFDLEWTKELREMAELTPDIRWFNWVHDVAAVNPFYAHLPWQREDHAMLSQPVPNAINITVSEARRQDYMRATGLEKEQIQVIPNGLHLASILGLTERIAGLRLWDRELILVHPTRLIRRKNIELGLEVTASLRKAGCDVIYAITGAPDPHQADGMLYYQELKALVERLDISRHVLFLGEEEPVSDEDVRSLYTVADALFFPSTGEGFGLPLLEATAHRLTVFCSNLSVHYEVLGEAGEYFSIQSKPDEISARIMQWYPSATVNHQRRHLWRRHEMVKICQEHLEPLLVTANQST; encoded by the coding sequence ATGATGGACCGAATTCCCCCTATGCGCATCGCCCTCCTTCATTACACCTTGCCGCCCGTCATCGGCGGCGTGGAGAGGGTGATTCGTGACCAAGCCGCGGCTCTGGAGGCACTGGGGCATGAGGTGGAGGTGTTTGACCGGAGTGCGGACGCCCTCGTCCGCTTTCGCAAAGTGATGGAGGCTGCGAATGATCCTGGAGTGCGGGCGCCCTCGCCCGCTACGCAGCAACCTAGGTCAAGCCTGGGACGCTTATCGGTGTCCGCCTCGGATCCATGTTCTATAAAAAACGATTCAAAAGCGCGCTCCCGCACTCCGCTCCAGCGTGTGAAAGAGTGGATCAATCATGCCGACACTGGTCCATACTTTGAACCGGCTAAGGAGATTGAAAAGCATCGGCATGGCCTTCCTCACTGGCAGCAGGCGGGTAAGCTTGTCTTTTTGACTTGGCGGCTGGCGGATGCTCTTCCCCAGGAAAAGTTAAACGAGTTGCGTGGAGCCAAAGCTTCCTGGGAAGCCGCGCACCCCAAGCCCTGGACAGTGGAGGAATCGGAAGCTTTTGACCAGATCTTCGATGCACAGGTGGAGCATTGGCTGGCAGCCGACATGGGAGCCTGTGTATTGCGGCAGTGGAAGGTGCGCGAACCATTGAGAGACACTTTGCATCATGGGGATGGTCACAATTATGACCTGCTCAGTTACGTGATTATGCCTAACCATGTGCATGTCCTTTTCCGCTTACGGCCGGGTTCCAGCCTGGAGTCGGTTATTCAAGCCTGGAAAAGTATTTCTTCACGGCGCATCGGGAAGATTCTGGGGCAGATGGGAGGGTTATGGCAGGAAGGTTATCGGGACACTTTGATTCGAGGTCCTGAGCATCTACAGCGGGTGCTGCACTACATTGAGAAGAACCCAAAAGAGGCCAGCCTGCTGGCCGGAAACAGTGAATTTTGGCAGTGTGGTCCCGTTGAAGGTAGCGGGCACACGGTTGAGGATGAAATACAAAGCGGACGGGGGCGTCCGCGCTCCAGGAACGAAGCGGACGAGGGCGTCCGCACTCCGTACTTCCAAGCCGTCATCGTCCACAATGTCTTCACGATGCCTTTTGATCTGGAATGGACAAAGGAGCTGCGTGAAATGGCGGAGCTGACGCCTGATATCCGTTGGTTTAACTGGGTGCATGATGTCGCTGCGGTGAATCCTTTTTATGCGCACCTTCCATGGCAGAGGGAGGATCATGCGATGCTTTCCCAACCGGTGCCGAATGCCATCAACATCACCGTTTCTGAGGCGCGGCGGCAGGATTACATGCGGGCGACGGGGTTAGAAAAAGAGCAGATTCAGGTCATCCCAAATGGCCTCCATCTGGCCTCCATCCTAGGGCTCACGGAGCGCATTGCTGGGCTGCGCTTGTGGGACCGGGAGCTGATCCTGGTGCATCCCACGCGCCTCATTCGGCGGAAGAACATTGAGTTAGGCCTGGAGGTGACGGCTTCTCTGAGGAAGGCCGGTTGCGATGTCATTTATGCCATCACAGGAGCGCCGGATCCTCATCAGGCGGACGGCATGCTTTATTACCAGGAGTTGAAGGCCTTGGTGGAGAGGCTGGATATTTCCCGTCATGTGCTTTTCCTAGGTGAGGAAGAACCCGTTTCAGATGAGGATGTGCGCAGCCTTTACACCGTGGCCGATGCGCTTTTTTTCCCCAGCACCGGGGAAGGGTTTGGCCTGCCGCTGCTGGAGGCGACGGCTCATCGCCTAACCGTTTTTTGTTCAAATTTAAGCGTGCATTATGAGGTGTTGGGCGAGGCGGGAGAGTATTTCAGTATCCAGTCTAAACCGGACGAAATTTCGGCACGGATCATGCAATGGTATCCGTCAGCAACCGTGAACCACCAACGGCGCCACCTATGGCGACGCCATGAAATGGTCAAAATCTGTCAGGAACATCTTGAGCCTTTGCTTGTAACCGCTAACCAGTCCACATGA
- the glgB gene encoding 1,4-alpha-glucan branching protein GlgB encodes MTDPTSLSTEILAILEARHGDPFGFLGRQPQEGGGAIVRTLQPRAHGVTVVARDGSGSWPMKRVHHHGFFTVDLPAEAVDVAYDLELATFNGQAVRQADPYSFGPLLGEQDLYYFCEGTHQRLWDCLGARIRTVEGVAGVQFAVWAPNAQRVSVIGDFNDWDGRINPMRLRIEGGVWEIFLPGIKELTHYKFEVLSAEGYVQVKSDPFAFFGQHGIQTASLVFDLERYTWSDQEWMQKRAAYDLYHKPMSVYEVHLGSWKRVPEDGNRSKSYLELADDLIPYVKSMNFTHIELMPVAEHPFDGSWGYQITGYFAPTSRFGNPDEFRQFVDRCHQAGIGVILDWVPGHFPKDAHGLAKFDGTALYEHADPRQGEHQDWGTLIFNYGRAEVKNFLVANALFWLEQYHIDGLRVDAVASMLYLDYSRKPWAWVPNKYGGRENLEAIDFMRDLNRICYERHPGSTIIAEESTAWPGVSRPTDAGGLGYGFKWNMGWMNDSLHYIQEDPIHRKYHHGEATFSMLYAYDENFILVISHDEVVHGKGSMINKMPGDRWQKFANLRMFYGWMWAHPGKKLVFMGCEFGQWQEWSHERSLDWHLFLGEEHASMQKLVAEMNRLYTTRPALYAQDHDGSGFQWLDASDGENSIFAFMRMAPGGDRVYCVINATPVPRKGYRVGVSEAGEYLELLNTDAPGYAGSGMTNPLPMPAGATAWQGQPMSIVIDLPPLGVVWLGK; translated from the coding sequence ATGACCGACCCAACCAGTCTCTCAACCGAAATTCTCGCCATCCTGGAAGCCCGACACGGAGATCCGTTCGGCTTTCTGGGGCGGCAACCGCAGGAGGGTGGTGGAGCCATCGTACGCACGTTGCAGCCCCGTGCCCATGGTGTCACGGTGGTGGCTAGGGATGGCTCCGGCTCCTGGCCGATGAAGCGGGTGCATCATCATGGTTTTTTCACCGTGGACCTGCCTGCGGAGGCGGTTGATGTCGCTTATGATCTGGAACTGGCCACTTTTAATGGCCAGGCCGTGCGTCAGGCTGACCCTTATTCCTTTGGACCGCTCCTGGGAGAGCAGGATCTTTATTACTTTTGTGAGGGCACCCACCAGCGTTTGTGGGATTGCCTGGGTGCACGAATTCGCACGGTGGAAGGGGTGGCGGGCGTGCAATTTGCAGTCTGGGCACCCAATGCGCAGCGGGTTTCTGTCATCGGTGACTTCAATGATTGGGATGGCCGCATCAACCCGATGCGTTTGCGCATCGAAGGCGGTGTTTGGGAAATTTTCCTTCCTGGGATCAAGGAGCTGACCCATTACAAGTTTGAAGTCCTTTCGGCTGAAGGTTACGTCCAGGTGAAGAGTGATCCCTTCGCCTTCTTTGGCCAGCATGGCATCCAGACGGCCAGCCTGGTATTCGACCTGGAGCGCTATACTTGGAGTGACCAGGAATGGATGCAAAAACGGGCCGCCTATGATCTTTATCACAAGCCCATGAGTGTGTATGAGGTGCACCTCGGCAGCTGGAAGCGCGTGCCGGAGGATGGTAACCGCTCCAAGTCCTATCTGGAGCTGGCGGATGACCTTATCCCTTACGTGAAGAGCATGAACTTCACGCACATCGAGCTCATGCCAGTGGCTGAGCATCCTTTCGATGGCTCGTGGGGTTACCAGATCACGGGTTACTTTGCACCCACCAGCCGGTTTGGAAATCCGGATGAATTTCGCCAGTTTGTGGACCGCTGCCATCAGGCTGGCATCGGCGTGATCCTGGACTGGGTGCCAGGACATTTCCCGAAGGATGCACATGGCCTGGCCAAGTTCGATGGCACGGCCCTCTATGAACATGCGGATCCCCGCCAGGGCGAGCACCAGGACTGGGGCACGCTCATCTTTAACTATGGTCGTGCGGAGGTGAAAAACTTCCTTGTGGCCAATGCACTCTTCTGGCTGGAGCAGTATCACATCGACGGTCTGCGTGTGGATGCTGTGGCGTCCATGCTTTACCTGGATTATTCACGCAAGCCCTGGGCCTGGGTGCCTAACAAATACGGTGGTCGTGAAAACCTGGAGGCAATCGACTTCATGCGGGACCTCAACCGCATCTGCTACGAGCGCCATCCGGGAAGCACCATCATCGCCGAAGAAAGCACCGCTTGGCCAGGAGTCTCCCGGCCCACGGATGCAGGCGGTCTGGGCTACGGCTTCAAATGGAACATGGGCTGGATGAATGACAGCCTGCACTACATACAGGAAGACCCCATCCACCGGAAGTATCATCATGGGGAGGCCACCTTCTCCATGCTCTACGCCTATGATGAAAATTTCATCCTCGTCATCAGTCACGATGAAGTCGTGCATGGCAAGGGCAGCATGATCAACAAGATGCCCGGCGACCGCTGGCAAAAGTTTGCCAACCTCCGCATGTTCTATGGCTGGATGTGGGCCCACCCTGGCAAGAAGCTCGTGTTCATGGGCTGTGAATTTGGCCAATGGCAGGAATGGAGTCATGAGCGCAGCTTGGACTGGCATCTCTTCCTGGGGGAAGAACACGCCAGCATGCAAAAACTGGTGGCTGAAATGAACCGGCTCTACACTACCCGCCCTGCGCTGTATGCCCAGGATCATGATGGCAGCGGCTTTCAGTGGCTGGATGCCAGCGATGGTGAAAACAGCATCTTTGCCTTCATGCGAATGGCCCCGGGTGGTGATCGCGTCTATTGCGTCATCAATGCCACGCCCGTGCCACGAAAAGGATACCGCGTGGGCGTTTCCGAAGCAGGCGAGTATCTGGAACTGCTGAATACCGATGCCCCAGGCTATGCGGGCAGTGGCATGACCAATCCGCTGCCGATGCCTGCGGGTGCAACTGCCTGGCAGGGACAGCCGATGAGCATCGTCATCGACCTGCCGCCGCTGGGTGTCGTCTGGCTGGGAAAGTGA
- a CDS encoding PQQ-binding-like beta-propeller repeat protein: protein MKTTALVAFGLLSLLTAVYADNWPMWRGPLGDGTTAESGLPQKWSREDHVLWKTPLPGPGNSTPIVWGDKVFLTQAIEKTGQRLLLCLDRQTGKQLWESGTLYREPELTHATNPYCSGSPATDGELIIVFFGSAGIFCYDMQGKEIWKRTDLGRLHHIWGSGTSPVIAGDRFFLNFGPGEKTTLYAFDKATGKTLWQHEEPGGASGEEKGKKWLGSWADPLLRHTGARDELFMSYPGRVCSFDPLTGKPWWTCAGLNPLVYNSPLYADGHVIAFGGYNGMGLSVRAGGSGDVTQSHRVWHLPKVSQRIGTGIIRDGHHYILTDGGIAECRDLKDGKIVWSERLKGPGPRGQNWSSLVLTADAFCYAINQGGDAFVFRASPQFELLATNSLGEKVIGSIAVSDGHLFIRSYEHLWCIGR, encoded by the coding sequence ATGAAGACCACCGCCCTCGTCGCATTCGGATTGCTCAGCCTGCTCACTGCCGTCTATGCCGACAACTGGCCTATGTGGCGGGGGCCCCTGGGGGATGGAACGACTGCGGAGTCTGGCCTTCCGCAAAAGTGGAGCCGCGAGGATCACGTCCTTTGGAAGACCCCACTACCTGGGCCTGGCAATTCCACACCCATCGTTTGGGGAGACAAAGTTTTTCTCACCCAGGCCATTGAAAAAACAGGGCAGCGTCTCCTCCTCTGCCTGGACCGCCAGACCGGCAAGCAGCTCTGGGAGTCTGGCACTCTCTATCGCGAGCCTGAACTCACGCATGCCACCAATCCCTACTGCTCCGGCTCACCCGCGACGGATGGGGAGCTCATCATTGTTTTCTTCGGCTCTGCCGGGATCTTTTGCTACGACATGCAGGGCAAGGAGATTTGGAAACGCACCGACCTGGGCAGGCTCCATCACATCTGGGGGAGTGGCACTTCACCCGTCATCGCCGGGGACCGTTTTTTCCTGAATTTCGGCCCTGGGGAAAAGACCACGCTGTATGCCTTTGACAAGGCCACGGGCAAGACTCTCTGGCAGCATGAGGAGCCGGGCGGCGCATCCGGGGAGGAGAAAGGGAAAAAATGGCTCGGCTCCTGGGCGGACCCCTTGCTGCGCCACACGGGGGCTCGGGATGAGCTTTTTATGTCCTACCCTGGCCGCGTCTGCTCCTTCGATCCTCTCACGGGCAAGCCATGGTGGACCTGCGCTGGCCTCAATCCTCTGGTTTATAATTCGCCTCTCTATGCAGATGGGCATGTCATCGCCTTTGGCGGCTACAACGGCATGGGCCTCAGTGTCCGTGCAGGTGGGAGTGGTGATGTTACACAAAGCCATCGTGTCTGGCACCTGCCCAAGGTCAGCCAGCGCATCGGCACCGGGATCATCCGGGACGGTCATCATTACATTCTCACGGATGGAGGCATCGCTGAATGTCGGGATCTAAAAGATGGCAAGATCGTCTGGAGCGAGCGCCTCAAAGGCCCCGGTCCACGCGGACAAAACTGGTCCTCGCTCGTCCTCACCGCCGATGCTTTTTGTTATGCCATCAACCAAGGAGGTGACGCCTTTGTCTTCCGCGCCAGTCCACAGTTTGAGCTGCTGGCCACCAATTCCCTGGGGGAGAAAGTCATCGGCTCCATCGCCGTCAGCGACGGACATCTTTTTATCCGCAGCTACGAGCACCTCTGGTGCATTGGGCGTTGA